The following coding sequences lie in one Drosophila bipectinata strain 14024-0381.07 chromosome XR, DbipHiC1v2, whole genome shotgun sequence genomic window:
- the LOC108127197 gene encoding uncharacterized protein, with translation MLRIRSVVLSIIVMALTLVAAKQDTTARQFGGQGFGNGLGSGVGTGAGFGPGALYPGGQGGYGPSPQQPGCPLCDSSVYSYCSHKMVHDACCCDFPASAPQLRPPQCSFYDCSLLYAKSCYEHLLIRNCCCNNPY, from the exons ATGTTGCGCATACGCAGTGTGGTTCTTTCCATAATAGTTATGGCCCTAACGCTAGTAGCTGCCAAACAGGATACCACAG CTCGTCAGTTTGGTGGCCAGGGCTTTGGTAATGGCCTAGGATCTGGTGTGGGAACTGGAGCGGGCTTCGGTCCCGGTGCCCTCTATCCTGGTGGCCAGGGTGGCTATGGCCCCTCGCCCCAGCAGCCGGGCTGTCCTCTGTGCGACTCCTCCGTCTACAGCTACTGCTCTCATAAAATGGTCCACGATGCCTGTTGCTGCGACTTTCCAG CCTCTGCCCCTCAGTTGCGACCACCCCAGTGCTCGTTCTACGACTGCTCCCTGCTCTATGCCAAGTCCTGCTACGAGCACCTCCTCATCAGGAACTGTTGCTGCAATAATCCCTACTAA